The Macaca fascicularis isolate 582-1 chromosome 1, T2T-MFA8v1.1 genome includes a window with the following:
- the GPX7 gene encoding glutathione peroxidase 7: MVAAAAWLLLWAAACAQREQDFYDFKAVNIRGKLVSLEKYRGSVSLVVNVASECGFTDQHYRALQQLQRDLGPHHFNVLAFPCNQFGQQEPDSNKEIESFARRTYSVSFPMFSKIAVTGTGAHPAFKYLAQTSGKEPTWNFWKYLVAPDGKVVGAWDPTVSVEEVRPQITALVRKLILRKREDL, encoded by the exons atggtggcggcggcggcgtgGCTGCTCCTGTGGGCTGCGGCCTGCGCGCAGCGGGAGCAGGACTTCTACGACTTCAAGGCGGTCAACATCCGGGGCAAACTGGTGTCGCTGGAGAAGTACCGCGGCTCG GTATCCCTGGTGGTGAATGTGGCCAGCGAGTGCGGCTTCACAGACCAGCACTACCGAGCCCTGCAGCAGCTGCAGCGGGACCTGGGTCCCCACCACTTCAACGTACTCGCCTTCCCCTGCAACCAGTTTGGCCAACAGGAGCCTGACAGCAACAAGGAGATTGAGAGCTTTGCCCGCCGCACCTACAGTGTCTCATTCCCCATGTTTAGCAAGATTGCAGTCACCGGTACTGGTGCCCATCCTGCCTTCAAGTACCTGGCCC aGACTTCTGGGAAGGAGCCCACCTGGAACTTCTGGAAGTACCTTGTAGCCCCAGATGGAAAGGTGGTAGGGGCTTGGGACCCAACTGTGTCAGTGGAGGAGGTCAGACCCCAGATCACAGCGCTCGTGAGGAAGCTCATCCTACGGAAGCGAGAAGACTTATAA